The genomic stretch TGTGACATAGTATGTTTGATAAGCCGAGAAGTTAGTTGTTATATCAGCAATCTCAATTTGAGCCAATCTCTCTTCTGCAACTTCAAAATTAGCAACCAATTCTAAATCCTCTGTTACATTAATAGTGTATGGGTTCATAGTTGAAACAGTAGAACCATCTTTAGTCCAGCCAATAAACTCATAACCTTCGGCAGCCTCAGCAGTGAAAGTTACAGCTGTTCCTGCAACAACATCAGTAGCCGATACAGTAGCAGTGCCAAATTCTGCATTATTTACACTTGCAGTAATTGAATATGTTTGTGCTTGAGAACCCTCTGTAACATTAATTCCAAAGTTGTGCATTGAACCAGCATAACCAATAACACCAGTTCCGTGAGTACCACACATAGGAGTATCCTCATTCCACGATGTAGCACAATCTACACCATCAGAGATTATACGAACCATTGAAAGACCTAATGCTGCATTTGAAGGAACAGCAATTGTGATAGAACCCTCATCTTCGTTTCCTCCAACACGACCTTCACCGGCATAAACCGCTCTTACATCTTCAAAATCTCCATCACGATTCCAGTCAAAACCAATCCAAACGTTTTTGCTCCATGCTCCATTAGTAAATGAGAAAGTAATCTCTTCTCCTTGAGCAGCACTAAATTGTTTGCTCTCTTGCAAACGGTTGAATGTAGTTGTAGTTGCACTTTGAGTAAGAACCTCGCTACCAGCAACAGAAATAGATAAACCTTGTAAAGAGTGAGAGTGAACGTTATCAACGTTGCTTATCTCGCAATTCTCATTGGTTTTCGAGGTTATATCGCAATACCCTTCAGGGAACTCATTAGCAGGAGTTATATCTCCAGTTGCAGTATATGTAACTGATGTTGAGGTACTCATTAATCTTATACCCTCTTGTGCTGCCACTTTAATCTCGTAATCTCCTGCAGTGTTAGGAGTAAATTTAATTTGTCCGTTAACTGCTTTTTCTGACTCCTCAGTTGGCTGCTCTCCATTAATAGTATAATATAAGTTGTGCCATTCAGGAGCATTAACATTTACAGTAACCTCTGATCCGGTAGCCACGTTACCACCTTCCGAAGTGATAGTAGGAGCAACAGTTACAGCCTCCTCAGAGTGAGTTACAGTACGATATGAGATGTATGGAGTTAAATCCTTTTTAACGGTAATTCCATTAGCATAAGCATCACCAGAATCATCTCCGTAGTTTTTCATCTTCAACTCAACACGGTCAGTATATACATATACCATTAGGGCTTGTATAATACGACGGTCGGCCAATTGTCCATTTTCAAATGAGTTCTCGTAGTAACGCATCGATCCCATAAATGCCGAGAAGAAACTCTTCTCAACAGAAGTTGCATCAGGCTCTTCAGTCTCAACGCTCTTGTCAACAAAAGTCCACATTATATCAGCATCACCACTATATGTAATAGTAGAGTTAGATATAGTTACTTGAGTACCAATCATACGTTGGCCTGTAGAATTTCCTGAATATAACTCATCAGTCAAAGCATAATATAAACCACTCTTTTCTCCAACCATCAAGTAAGTTTTTCCACTTGTAATTGTAGTTACTTGAGTAGCAGTAATATTTGAAGCAGTTGGGTCGGCAACCTCAAATATACGAATTTGCTGACTGCTTGCAGTGTTATCAGTATTACCAGAGAAACGACCATTAGAACCACAGTGAACATACGATTGAGTACCAGTATCATCAGTTGTGGCATTTGATAAATGGAACACAAAAGCACCACTTGTTACTGTAGATGGAGTTATAGTTGCATCCGATGATTGAGTATCGGTAGTAGCAAGGTTAAAAGTGTTGTATCCCAAATATTTTGAAGTGGTGTAATTTTGAATAGAGTAAAGAGGTGTAGATGTGCTTGAGTCAGTACCACCTGAACTTGTACCAGTCCATTTATTACCATCAGTACCATATACTGTAACACGCTCATCTGTTGAAGTGCGGATATATGCCGAGTCAGTTCCGTGGTCGTGACCATACAACATTATAAGATTAGGATATTTCGCTAATGTATTCTTCAACTTTACAGCAAATTCAGGTGTAGTTGAAGAGTATCGGTCCATACCTTTGTTTTTGTTACTTAATCTGTTTGAGTCAGAGAATGGAATGTGAACAAGGAAGAATACTGTTTTGTCTTTGTCTGTTGCATAAATCTCCTCAAGTTTGTTGGCAACCCAATCCACAGACTCAACCGAGTATGCGTATGATGAAGCAGTTTCAAATAGGTATTTACCACCATTCAATACAACAAAGTCAAAACCATTTACCACATAGTGATATGCAGCCAAAAGTTCAAATCCCTCGCCAGTTCCGTTTATTGCTGTTTCATAGAAACAATCCTCAGCAGGCAACGCACCTATATCAGTTTTCATTGGAACATCATAGTAGTCACCAGCATTGTAAGGTTTAGGAATAGCATCGTAGTTTGCAACCTCATACTCGTGGTTACCATTAACATAGATAACAGGAGTTTTTGTGCCGTTAAATGCTCCACGTGAAGCCTCAATTAGCAAATCTTTTGTTACTTGCCAACTTGATTGGGGAATTGTGTTGTTACTTGTGTAGTCTCCTCCAAGAACTATCAAATCAACATTCTCTTCAGTTTTTATCTTGCTAAGAGTTTTTGTTGCAGACTCACGAATACGAATGTTGTTGGGGTCTGTAATAAAGTCTTGTTGAGCGTGTAGGTCAGATACACAAGCAAATGAGAATATAGGCTCCTCTTGTGCCTGAACATTCTCAAAAGGAATTAATGTCAATAATGACATAAAAATTCCCAAAAGTAAAAATCTCTTCATGTTAATTATTAATTGGTTAAAATTGTGGTTATTTTTCTTAAACTATCTATTTTGCAGATATAAAAGATTTGCAAAAATATATAAAATATATGAAAGCATATTTGTTGTTTACCTAAAATCTTTGAATAAATAATTTAAAGAAGTTGGTATTATAAAAAGAGAGAGTATATCAAAAAATTCCGATATACTCTCTCTTATAATGTTTGTGGAGCTGGAGGGGATTGAACCCTCGTCCATACAGGGAAACAATAGGCTTTCTACATGCTTATCTTTGCTTAAATTGTAGGGTACAGACAAGACCAAAGCTACCAATCATATACCTTAGCCTTTAAGATTTCATTTGAGGTGCAAGGCTCACCACAAACTATTTCCGATATAATAGCACCGCTTAAGGGGATAGCTTCGGAACAACAGCATCCGAGCGATGTCTTGTTTCACTACCTTGTAGCGAAATTAAGCCAATCTACTGTACTTCGATTAGGCAGCAAGAGCGTAGTTATTCTCGCCAGTTATAATTTCAAAGGCTCAGATTAAAGAGCAAACCTAAGGAGGCTCTGCATGCTTACATATCACTTCTGCCCGCTGTCAAATCCAGTCAGCCCCGCATTGTATATGTTCATTTCATTGTGCAATTAACATCGCTATGTCAATTGGGGATGCAAAGATATAATAAAATTTCTTATCCCAACAATAGTTGACAATTAAAACTCATTAAATTAGAAAATCCCTAATTAAAGAACTTATGTTCTTTGATTTTGCTCCTACTCTGCAAAGTTTAAATATTCTTATTTTGCTCTCGCTTTTTTGCAGAATTTTTAATTGATGCAAAGCAATTAACTAACAACTCCTCTTCCTATACAACTGCCAACTGTTGAAAATGTTTTGCCAAAGAACGTAACTGCCAGGGGCAACAGAAGAGAGGGGGTTAAGATAGGTGCAGGCTAACCAAATGGCGAGGACGGTGTTTTTTTGTCCTATTGCTTGTCCTGCACTAATTTGGCTATTGTACTTGCTTCCAATATATCTGCCAAAGGCAAATTGAATGACACAGGTAACGAGTCCTGCAAATGCAACGGATAGTTTAATTATTGCATCAGCATCGCTGTTTGCTATCCATCGTATTGTTTGAGAAGTTACTATTGCCAATGCAATAGCCCATATATAAAATGAATATCCGCTATATTTTAATAATTGTGAGTGTACTCTCTTAAAGTATTTGCGTAATACCATTGCCAATATAAATGGTATTATAAGCAGAGGAAATACTTTACTCAATATTTTGCTAAATGCTGGTAAAAACGATAACCCTTCGTGAGGTTCAACAAGAGGGAAGAGGAGGGGTATGATAATTGCTGCCACAATATTTATAATCATTGTGTATGTAACCAATTGACCGGCGTTGCCTCCAAGTTTGCTTGTAATAACCACAGCAGCGGTTGCAGTGGGGCAAATAAGGCATATCATAGCACCTTGCAGTACAATGTTTATCTCCCAACTAAAAATATCCCAAATCAAAAGCAGTGCAATAATTGTACAACTTACACTCTGAAACATTGCAAGTATCATGTGCCACTTATTTGGTATTAACTCTTTGGGATTAGCTTTACAGAACGATAGCAAAAGTTGAATAAATATAAGAGTAGGCATAAGAACTTCCACTGCACTATTAGCCATAGGTTTTAGTGGAGCCATAAACTCTGCTTTTGCAAACAGAAGATACATTCCTGTACCAACAATCATAGCAATAGGCAGAGTCCAATTTTTTATAAATCTTATAATCCTATCCATCTTGAGTAGTATCTCTTAAAAACGAAAGAGAATGATGCAAAATTAATTTTGACTCACTCTCTTTCTAATACATTGTATTATAGTCGTTCTAACAACTAATCTTCTTTCATATTATGGAATACGTTTTGAACATCATCATCTTCTTCAAAACGCTCAATAAGTTTCTCAATAACCTCGCGTTGTTCGTCAGTAACCTCTTTAGTGTCGTTAGGAATTCTCTCAAACTCTGCGCTCTCAATTTCAAAACCGTTGTCCTCTAAATATTTTTGAATATTGTTGAACTCCTCAAAAGGTCCGTAAATCATTATTGAACCTTCATCGCTATCCATCTCATCAACACCAAAGTCGATAAGTTCAAGTTCAAGTTCATCCATCTCAACACCCTCTTTCTCTTTTACTTTGAAAACACTCTTGTGTTCAAACAAGAAAGAAAGAGAACCAGATGTACCAAGAGAACCTCCTGCTTTGTTAAAGTAACTGCGAACATTAGCAACTGTACGAGTAGTGTTGTCTGTTGCAGTCTCAACAACTATTGCAACACCAAAAGGAGCATATCCCTCATATACAACCTCTTTATAGTTGCCCTCATCTTTAGATATTGCTTTTTTAATAGCACGTTCAACATTCTCTTTAGGCATATTTGCAGCCTTTGCATTTTGTATTAATGCACGAAGGCGTGAGTTGGCATCCGGATCAGGACCACCTGCTTTAACAGCCATAGTAATCTCTTTTCCAATTTTGGTAAATGTTCTTGACATATTACCCCAACGTTTCATTTTTCGTGCTTTTCTGTATTCAAACGCTCTTCCCATAGTAGTATTTAATTTAATATTTATCTTAGTTTGGCACCAACTTTGTTTTCAAGGTTGGTAATTATTTTATTCATTACAGCATCAATTTGTTTGTCAGCAAGAGTCTTTTCAGTGTCTTGCAATATAAATGAAACTGCATACGATTTTTTGCCTGCTTCAAGGTTTTTACCCTCATATACATCAAACAACGAAACCTCTTTCAAAAGTTTGCGTTCGCTTTCACGAGCAATCTTTTCAATCTCGCAGAACTTAACCGAAGCATCTACAAGTAGAGCAAGGTCGCGTTTTACGGGAGGGAATTTTGAAAGTTCGCTATAAGTTGTCTTTGTTTTAACGCTCTCTTTGCACAACATAGCAAAGTTGAACTCAGCAAAATAGACCTCGTTGTCAATATCAAATTTGCGAAGAATATTTTTACTTACTATACCTGCTTTACCAAACTCTTTACCTCCTCGAGTTTTATAAACAAGAACAGCAGAGAAAATATCATCGCTTGTTTGCTCGGTAGTATATTTACCGCTTGTCATACCAAGACGAGTTAAAACATTCTCAACATATCCTTTAAGCATAAAGAATGATGTTTGAATATCTTTTTGAGCCCAACTGTTAGCAACCTCATAACCTGTTAGCCACATACCAAGTCGGTAGTTTTCAGAGTAGGGGGCAAGAACTCCTTTCTCCATATCAGCCTCAGGGTTGTATGAGTAGCAATTACCAAACTCATAGAATTTAAGATCTCCGTTACGGCGGTTAATGTTGTAAGCAACACTCTCCAATCCACCAAATAATAGAGTTTGACGCATAACGCCAAGATCAGAACTCAATGGGTTCATAACCTTAACGCAGTTGCTTTCGGGGTATGAAGTTAAATCTTTATAGTAACTTGTTTTTGTTAGAGAGTTATTCAAAATCTCGTTAAAACCACAACCTGTAAGTTCGTTGGCAATAGTGTTGTATCTGATGTGTTGCTCATCAGCAACAGATTTATTTGATAGGTTTGAGTGAACACTCTCGGTTATCTCAACATTGTTATAACCATATATTCTTAGAATATCCTCAATAACATCGCAGTCGCGGCGAACATCAACGCGATATGTAGGAACTTTCAATTCCAATACGCCATTCTCCTCGCTTACAATCTCAATTTCAAGAGAAGATAAAATCTCTTTTACAACACTCTCCTCAATCTCTTTACCAATTAAAGAATTTATGCGATTGTAACTTAATGTTACAGGATAAGTCTCAACTTTATCAGGATATATATCTATAATATCACCAACAATCTCACCCCCTGCAAGTTCTTTAATAAGCATTGCCGCACGTTTTAGAACATATACAGTTGTATTTGGGTCAATACCACGCTCAAAGCGGAATGAAGCGTCTGTATTCAATCCATGTCTGCGAGCGCTCTTTCTAATCCATGTTGGATTAAAATATGCCGATTCAAGGAATACATCAGTTGTTGCCTCTGTAACACCAGATTTCAAACCTCCAAATACACCAGCAATACACATACCCTCGTTTTGGTTGCAAATCATCAAATCTTTTTCCGATAGTTTGCGTTCAACACCATCAAGAGTTACAAACGGAGTACTTTCTGCAAGAGTTTTAACTATCACTGTACCACCAGTAATCTCATTTACATCAAAGCAGTGTAGAGGTTGTCCTGTTTCGTGAAGAATATAGTTTGTTATATCTACTATATTGTTAATTGGACGCACTCCAATAGCATTCAAGCGTTGTTTCATCCAATCAGGGCTCTCTTTTACCGTAACTCCTTTAATTGTCAATCCAGCATAACGTGGAGCAGCCTCAGAGTTCTCAACAACAACCTTGACAGCATCGCCATTAACGTTGTCAATAGCAAAATCATCAACCGAAGGTTTTGTTAAAGAGTAGTTATATCCGTTACGTTTTAGGTATGCAGCAAGGTCTCTGGCAACACCATAGTGCGAAGCAGCATCAATTCTGTTAGGAGTGATATCAACTTCAATAACATAGTCGCTCTTAATACCAAAGTAATCTGCTGCAGGAGTTCCTGGAGTAGGAGTGTCTTTAAGAACTATAATACCATCGTGGCTTGTTCCAATCCCAATCTCATCTTCGGCACAAATCATACCAAATGATTCAACGCCTCTAATTTTTGATTTCTTAATAGTAAAACTCTCCTCGCCATCATATAAAACAGTACCAACAGTAGCAACAATAACATATTGACCTGCATCTACATTAGGAGCACCACATACAATTTGAACAGGTTCGCCAGTACCAAGATCGCATGTTGTGATATGAAGGTGATCTGAATTTGGGTGTTCAACGCAAGTCAAAACTTTACCAGTAACAATACCTTTAAGTCCACCTTTAATTGATTGAACCTCTTCAACTCCGCCTGTTTCAAGACCTATCGATGTTAAAGCATCGGCAGTTTGTTGAGGATCTAACGGAAGCTCAATAAACTCTTTGAGCCAATTGTAAGATATATTCATAGTAAATTATAAATTCTTCTTTGACGTAATTTTTACGTGCTAATTTTTAAACGACTGCAAAAATAATAATTTTATTTTGCTTTAAGAAACATTTGTTTCTCGATTTTGCTCAATCACTCTATTATTAAACCAAAATTTGATTAGTTATCGAGTAACCTTAACAAATTGAGGAGGAATAGGTGTCTCAAACAACATATCCTGACGTGTGATAGGATGAACAAATCTCAACCGGAATGCATGTAAAGATAACCTTCCAAGAGGATTCTCTTTTGAACCATAACGTTTATCTCCAGCAATGGGGTGTCCGCTCTCCGACATATGAACACGAATTTGATTCTTCCTTCCAGTTGCCAGTTGTACCTCCACAAGAGATAATCTGCTATTTTTTTGTAAAGTTTTATATTTGGTTAATGCAAATTGACCATTTTCTTTATCAGATGTAGAGTAAACGTGATGCACGCTATTTTCTGCCAAATACGAAGATATTTCACCCTCAGCAGGATCAATATGCCCACTTATAACAGCCACGTATCTGCGATCAAGAACCATCTCATTCCATGAGCGTTGTAGCTTAAATTGCACCTCTTCTGATTTAGCAAACATAATCAGACCTGAGGTGTCGCGGTCTAAACGGTGAATAACAAAAAGCTTAGCCGATGGATTATCCTCTTTTAGATAGTCACTCAAAATATGATAAGCAGTCTTCTCTTTAATTCTATCCGAAGATACAGAGAGTAAACCATAACCTTTGTTAGCAACTATAATATATTCATCTTCATAGACAATTTTGATTCTGTTGTTTTTGAATACTTTAAATCCCTTCTCAAAGTTAATTAAAACCCTGTCGCCGGGAGCAAGAGGAGCATCAAATGCAGTTTCGGGGTTACCGTTAATTGCAACTTGTCGGTGCGACAACCAACTTTTTACAGTAGTTTTACTTTTGTCAGAATAAGTCTTAAATAGGTAACTAAGTAACGAATCAACCTCTGTTACAATTGTTGTGTTAGTTGTATTCTTAGGTTTTGCACCCTTATTCCTTTTTATTCTCATTATATGAAAATTATAATTAAAAATTCAGTAGATTTTAAAGTTTTCTCCTGCCAAATGCAAACAGGGAGCATAACTAAACTTGTTTGAGTTATGCCGAGGTGTTGTCTATTTTCGCAGAAGTTATCTTCTGCAAAATTACAAAAAAATATGATAAGAGTAGTAAAAAATATATACTACATTAAAGATATCTACTATAACTTTATTAATAGCATATTGTGATAATTTATTACTAAGCAAAAGTTGTTAAAATCAAATTTAAATTTTAAATATTTTTTTCAAAAATAGTTTCTTGTTGACAATTTAAAAAAAAATTATTACTTTTGTTTTTGATATATATATTTACGACTAAGAGGTTTGTCCCTTTTATTAAGTAAATATATTTGTATAAACTGAAATTAACACAGAAATATGAGAGTAAAAATTCATAAAATTCATCGAGAAGGTAGGGGAATTTTAATAACATTGTTTTTGATATTGGCACTATTAAATGTTGCGTCTTATTATGTTATACAAACCCAGTGGATATTCATATTTCTTTTATCGTTTTCGGTATTGTTATTCTTAGTAGTTCTAAATTTCTTTCGATCTCCGCGAAGAGTATATCCGGGATATTTCAACGAAGAACGCGATGTAATAGCATCTGCCGATGGTGTTATTGTTGCAGTTGAGGAGGTAATGGAAAATGAATATTTCAAGGATAAAAGAATTCAAGTTTCAATTTTTATGAACTTGTTTAATGTTCATGCCAATTGGTTCCCTGTAGCAGGAAAAGTATTGCATGTAGGACATCAAAATGGCCGATTTATGTCAGCATACCTACCAAAGTCAAGTACTGAGAATGAACGTTCAACAATCGTGATAGAGATGCCAAATGGCGAACAGGTATTAGCACGTCAAATAGCAGGTGCATGTGCAAGACGCATTGTTACATACGCCGAAGTTGGAGATGAGTGTTCAATAGATGAACACATGGGATTTATTAAATTTGGCTCAAGAGTAGATCTATTTCTCCCATTAAATACTGAGGTCTTTGTTAAAATAGGAGACAAGACAGTAGGAGGTATCACCAAAATAGCACAATTACCCTTTGTAGAATAATTCTTTAAAATATGATTTCGATAAAAAAACATATACCCAATAGTATTACATGCTTAAATCTATTGAGTGGTTGTTTGGCATGTATGTTTGCATTTAAAGGATATGCAAACGCTCAATATGTATATCTTGCAGGAATGTTAATTTGTGCCGCAGCAGTATTTGACTTTTTAGATGGATTTGCTGCAAGATTACTAAAAGCATACTCTCCAATGGGCAAAGAACTTGACTCTTTGGCAGACTTAATAAGTTTTGGATTTGCACCGGGAGTAATATCAATGCAAATAGCAAATATTATCATTCCTCCCACATATACCGAATGGTGGTTTGAGGCATTACCATATTTTGCATTTGCTATACCGGTTTTTGCAGGATTGCGATTAGCAAAATTTAATATTGATACTCGCCAAACAACTTCGTTTATAGGTTTGCCAGTACCTGCAAATGCACTATTTTGGATCGGATTATACACCCTAACTGCAAAATACGAATGGATGGAGTGTATATATTTATGGGTAGCAATGGTTATCTTGTTCTCGTATATGATGATTTCAGAGATACCGATGTTCTCACTTAAATTTTCAAACTTAAAGTTAAAAGAGAATCTCGTTAGATATATACTTATAGTAGCTACAATATTATTTGTCGTATTTATGGGTTATGCAGGTTTGGCGCCAACAATTCTCTTCTATATCATCCTATCAATAGTCCAAAACAGTATATCAAAGAGACAAACTGCTATATAATCACAGGCATACTTTTTGAATAATATTTTGTGGATTGATTAAACGGAAAAATTTCGTTAACATAAAGTTGAAAAGAGATGCATATATTATTATTGTGGATACTAATACCAATCCTTATCGTTCTTTTTATTGTATTAATGATCGCAGGGAATGTAATAAGGTTTATATTTAGTGGATTCAGATTTAAAAGAAAAAATAAGAATACAAATAACCCAGAAGGAAGAACATATACCTCCTTTGAAAAGAGATCAAAAGTCTTTGGAGCAAATGAAGGAGAGTATGTCGATTTTGAAGAGATTAAAGATAAATAACCTCTTATAGTTGATGAAACTGACATAATGTCATATTGTAAATATAATACTATATAATTATTTATAAAAAGGATATATAATTAAAATAATTTACTTATCTTTGCAAAAGATTAATAATGATAATGAAATTGACACAAATACATACACATCATCACCATCTTAACTCATAAATGAGGTAAGCTCTATGGTATGTGTATATATACTAATAAAACAGATAGGCTTACTTAGGTAAGCCTATTTTATTATCAGATAAATGAAAATAAAATTAATTAAATACATACAGATATGTTAAGAATTGCAGTACAATCAAAAGGACGTCTTTATGACGAAACAATGGAGCTATTAGCGGAATCAGGAATAAAATTCTCATCATCAAAAAGAACATTGTTAGTTCCATCTCGTAAATTTCCAATGGAGGCACTTTTCCTTCGTGACGATGATATCCCAGAGTCAGTAGCATCAGGAATAGCAGATATAGGAATTGTAGGATTAAATGAATATTTAGAGAAGGCAAAAGATGCTGATATAGTAAAGAATTTAGGATTTAGTAAATGCCGTTTGTCATTGGCAATACCCAAAGATGTTGATTATAAAGGTATCGAGTGGTTTAATGGAAAGAAAATAGCAACATCATACCCGGTAATACTACAAAAGTTCTTAAACGAAAAAGGCATTACAGCCGATATTCATGTTATTACAGGATCGGTTGAAATTGCACCGGGTATCGGATTAGCAGATGCAATATTTGATATAGTAAGTTCAGGAAGCACATTGGTAAGCAATCATCTAAAAGAGGTAGAGATTATAATTGAATCTGATGCAGTATTAATTGCCAACAAGAAACTTTCAGCCGAGAAGAGAGAGATTCTTGATGAGTTATTGTTCCGTATTGAGGCAGTACAAGCAGCAGAAGACAAAAAATATGTATTAATGAACGTACCAAATGCCTCATTAGATAAAGTATTAGAGGTATTACCCGGAATAAAAAGTCCAACAGTTACACCACTTGCAAACTCAGAGTGGAGTTCAGTAAGTACAGTATTACCCGAGAAAATATTCTGGGAGATAATAAACAAACTAAAAGCATCGGGAGCAGAAGGAATACTTGTTCTTGATATAGAAAAAATGGTATTATAATTATGAAGATTATAAACAACCCACCCCGCCAAGATTGGAAAGAGTTGACTCGCCGTCCAGAGTTGGACACAATAAGCCTTCATGGAATTGTTGGGGAGATATTATCCGAAATTAAGAAACAAGGTAATAGTGCAGTACGCAAATATGTTGCTAAGTTTCAGGGAGTAGAACTTGATGATTTTGCTGTAACCAGAGAAGAGTTTGAGGAGGCAGAGCAACAAGTTGCACCCGAACTCAAAGCCGCTATATTAAAGGCAAAAGAGAATATCGAACATTTTCACGCTGCACAAAAATTTGGTGGAGTAAAAGTTGAGACAACACCAGGCGTTGTGTGTTGGCAAAAGAGTGTGCCTATTGATAGAGTAGGACTATATGTTCCTGGAGGAACAGCACCACTATTCTCAACAGTATTGATGTTGGCACTACCCGCAAAAATAGCAGGATGCGAAAATATAATAATGTGTTCGCCTTGTAATAAAGAGGGTAAAGTAAATCCGGCAACACTCTATGCCGCAAAAGTTGCAGGAGTAACTAATTTCTATAAATTAGGAGGAGTACAGGCCATAGGAGCAATGGCATACGGAACAGAAACAATACCAAATGTATATAAGATATTCGGTCCGGGAAATCAATATGTAACTGCTGCTAAGCAATTGGTAAGTCTAAGTGGAGTAGGAATAGATATGCCGGCAGGACCATCAGAGGTTGAGATACTTGCCGATGAAACAGCAAATCCACAATATGTAGCATCCGACTTCTTATCACAAGCCGAGCATGGAGTTGATAGTCAATCAATCTTGGTAACAACCGATAATACTTTGGCAGAAAAAGTATTAGTTGCAATAGAGGAGCAAAAAGAGTTGTTGCCACGTAAAGATATTGTAGAACAATCACTTCAAAACAGTTTGGTATTTGTTTTTGATAATATTACAGATGCAATTGATTTTACAAACGAGTATGCACCTGAACACCTTATAATCTCTTGTAAAGATTATAATGCAATAGGCGAAAAGATTAAAAATGCAGGCTCTGTATTTTTAGGACCATATACCCCTGAGAGCGCAGGAGACTATGCCTCAGGAACAAACCACACACTGCCAACAAGTGGTTATGCAAAAGGATATAACGGAGTAAATTTAGATAGTTTTAATCGTAAGATAACCTATCAAGAGATTACACAAGAAGGCCTAAAGAACTTAGGAGCAACCATTGAGATTATGGCAGCAAACGAAA from Bacteroidales bacterium encodes the following:
- a CDS encoding phenylalanine--tRNA ligase subunit beta produces the protein MNISYNWLKEFIELPLDPQQTADALTSIGLETGGVEEVQSIKGGLKGIVTGKVLTCVEHPNSDHLHITTCDLGTGEPVQIVCGAPNVDAGQYVIVATVGTVLYDGEESFTIKKSKIRGVESFGMICAEDEIGIGTSHDGIIVLKDTPTPGTPAADYFGIKSDYVIEVDITPNRIDAASHYGVARDLAAYLKRNGYNYSLTKPSVDDFAIDNVNGDAVKVVVENSEAAPRYAGLTIKGVTVKESPDWMKQRLNAIGVRPINNIVDITNYILHETGQPLHCFDVNEITGGTVIVKTLAESTPFVTLDGVERKLSEKDLMICNQNEGMCIAGVFGGLKSGVTEATTDVFLESAYFNPTWIRKSARRHGLNTDASFRFERGIDPNTTVYVLKRAAMLIKELAGGEIVGDIIDIYPDKVETYPVTLSYNRINSLIGKEIEESVVKEILSSLEIEIVSEENGVLELKVPTYRVDVRRDCDVIEDILRIYGYNNVEITESVHSNLSNKSVADEQHIRYNTIANELTGCGFNEILNNSLTKTSYYKDLTSYPESNCVKVMNPLSSDLGVMRQTLLFGGLESVAYNINRRNGDLKFYEFGNCYSYNPEADMEKGVLAPYSENYRLGMWLTGYEVANSWAQKDIQTSFFMLKGYVENVLTRLGMTSGKYTTEQTSDDIFSAVLVYKTRGGKEFGKAGIVSKNILRKFDIDNEVYFAEFNFAMLCKESVKTKTTYSELSKFPPVKRDLALLVDASVKFCEIEKIARESERKLLKEVSLFDVYEGKNLEAGKKSYAVSFILQDTEKTLADKQIDAVMNKIITNLENKVGAKLR
- a CDS encoding RluA family pseudouridine synthase, with product MRIKRNKGAKPKNTTNTTIVTEVDSLLSYLFKTYSDKSKTTVKSWLSHRQVAINGNPETAFDAPLAPGDRVLINFEKGFKVFKNNRIKIVYEDEYIIVANKGYGLLSVSSDRIKEKTAYHILSDYLKEDNPSAKLFVIHRLDRDTSGLIMFAKSEEVQFKLQRSWNEMVLDRRYVAVISGHIDPAEGEISSYLAENSVHHVYSTSDKENGQFALTKYKTLQKNSRLSLVEVQLATGRKNQIRVHMSESGHPIAGDKRYGSKENPLGRLSLHAFRLRFVHPITRQDMLFETPIPPQFVKVTR
- a CDS encoding phosphatidylserine decarboxylase family protein — its product is MRVKIHKIHREGRGILITLFLILALLNVASYYVIQTQWIFIFLLSFSVLLFLVVLNFFRSPRRVYPGYFNEERDVIASADGVIVAVEEVMENEYFKDKRIQVSIFMNLFNVHANWFPVAGKVLHVGHQNGRFMSAYLPKSSTENERSTIVIEMPNGEQVLARQIAGACARRIVTYAEVGDECSIDEHMGFIKFGSRVDLFLPLNTEVFVKIGDKTVGGITKIAQLPFVE
- the pssA gene encoding CDP-diacylglycerol--serine O-phosphatidyltransferase, translated to MISIKKHIPNSITCLNLLSGCLACMFAFKGYANAQYVYLAGMLICAAAVFDFLDGFAARLLKAYSPMGKELDSLADLISFGFAPGVISMQIANIIIPPTYTEWWFEALPYFAFAIPVFAGLRLAKFNIDTRQTTSFIGLPVPANALFWIGLYTLTAKYEWMECIYLWVAMVILFSYMMISEIPMFSLKFSNLKLKENLVRYILIVATILFVVFMGYAGLAPTILFYIILSIVQNSISKRQTAI
- a CDS encoding DUF4834 family protein, translating into MHILLLWILIPILIVLFIVLMIAGNVIRFIFSGFRFKRKNKNTNNPEGRTYTSFEKRSKVFGANEGEYVDFEEIKDK
- a CDS encoding ATP phosphoribosyltransferase; translation: MLRIAVQSKGRLYDETMELLAESGIKFSSSKRTLLVPSRKFPMEALFLRDDDIPESVASGIADIGIVGLNEYLEKAKDADIVKNLGFSKCRLSLAIPKDVDYKGIEWFNGKKIATSYPVILQKFLNEKGITADIHVITGSVEIAPGIGLADAIFDIVSSGSTLVSNHLKEVEIIIESDAVLIANKKLSAEKREILDELLFRIEAVQAAEDKKYVLMNVPNASLDKVLEVLPGIKSPTVTPLANSEWSSVSTVLPEKIFWEIINKLKASGAEGILVLDIEKMVL